A window from Armatimonas rosea encodes these proteins:
- a CDS encoding riboflavin synthase, with protein MFTGIVEAVGKVVALDSGRDSVRLTAAAGRVAEDVAIGDSVAINGVCLTVVEIAAPQLTFEAVYETLRRTTLGSLRVGDPVNLERALKADGRFGGHIVQGHIDGTGRIASIRPVGDSWFVYIEASRELLRYVVTKGSICVDGISLTVMDADDKAFSLSIIPHTWDNTTLKDRRAGDQVNLETDIVGKYVEKLMGGWAPGGGRGVTMDLLARSGYIEPQPEPEASRRW; from the coding sequence ATGTTTACAGGAATCGTAGAGGCAGTGGGAAAAGTGGTCGCGCTGGACTCGGGGCGAGACTCGGTGCGGCTGACCGCGGCAGCGGGGCGTGTGGCCGAGGATGTCGCGATCGGAGACTCCGTGGCGATCAACGGGGTCTGCCTGACGGTCGTGGAGATCGCGGCCCCACAGCTCACCTTCGAGGCGGTCTACGAGACCCTGCGCCGCACGACACTGGGCTCACTCCGGGTCGGCGATCCCGTGAACCTAGAGCGCGCCCTCAAGGCCGACGGGCGCTTTGGCGGCCATATTGTCCAGGGGCATATCGACGGCACCGGCCGCATCGCCTCGATTCGCCCGGTCGGGGATTCCTGGTTTGTCTATATTGAGGCGTCCCGCGAGCTCCTGCGCTATGTCGTCACCAAGGGAAGCATCTGTGTCGATGGCATCTCGCTCACGGTGATGGACGCCGACGATAAAGCCTTCTCGCTCTCGATCATTCCCCACACCTGGGACAACACGACCCTCAAGGACCGGCGGGCGGGCGACCAAGTGAACCTGGAGACCGATATTGTGGGTAAGTATGTGGAGAAGCTCATGGGCGGCTGGGCTCCGGGCGGCGGGCGTGGTGTGACCATGGACCTGCTGGCACGGAGCGGCTACATCGAGCCCCAGCCCGAGCCTGAGGCATCGCGACGATGGTAG